gaagcggctgtaaatacagatgaagctttgctcactccACCaccattcacctcctgctgtgtggcccagttcctaacccCAGGGGTTGGGGATGCTTCATCTACAAGATACTATGTTTCTTAATTTCTAAGAATCTCAGAATGTTTTGGttcttttattagttctaactGTATTGGATCAAGATTAGATGATGTAGTCTCTATAAAacctccctttttaaaaatgtattaatgttttctttgtgGCCAAGAGTGTAACTAACTTTTGGAAATGTTTGATAgacttaagagaaaaaatattcctATGTAAGGAATATAAGTTTTTCTATTAATCTTTTCAATTGAGTTCATTGATTGTATTATTCAAATATTCTATGatcttaaattttttgagacaggatactgatatgttgcccaggctggcctcaaactcttgggttgaagtgattcttccacctcagcctcttgagtagctgtgattacaggcacctgccactgtatccagtttatgtatttttgattttaaaaactgttcatTAAAAACCTCTGCTACCCTTAGATTTTTATAATGGAGGAAAAAGCACGTTAGCTTTGTAACCAGGAAAATGTATCAAAAAAATAGATGGCAAGGAATGAAgggaaaattcaaattttatcttaTCAAAATCCATGATTAAAAAAATCCAtgtgaaaatttttgttttttgtttatgctAACCACAAATCTCTCTACTATAAGAAAactcaaggctgggcgtggtggctcacgcttgtaaacccagcactttgggaggctgaggcgggcaggtcacgaggtcaggagttcaagaccagtctggccaatatggtgaaaccctgtctctacaaaaattagctgggtctggtggcacatgcctgtagtcccagctactcaggaggctgaggcaagagaatcacttgaacccaggaggcagaggttgcagtgagccgagatcgcgccactgcactccagcctgggcaacagagggagactgtctcaaaaaaaaaaaaaaaaaagaaaagaaaactctctaTAGGAAAATTTGCTCTCTTCCATTCTTTTTgtgcttttaaataaatgtttgctttgaTGCAGTTTAGTAAAAAGTGCAATATATTTTAACTGAAATAACCAGTTTGCCAAGAAACTGCACTTACATTGCCTGGGAGATTGCTCTGTCGGGGTTTCTGTATCAAGATGTGGACCTGGAGAAGTATAAAGAACTCTCTAATTGTTATTCTCCCATCTTGGAgtttctgagaaaagaaaaaaagtttgcatGACCATTCAATGTGATCTCACTTTGATATAACCACCTCATTTGTTTCTAAAAGCTTAAGGTATCTTGTATACATTTACGGAAATATTATCCAGACATCTGCAGGCTATAAATGAGCAGATTTTATCTAAGATCATTTCTTAAGGTTATTGAATAAcaaatagagttttaaaaatcccAAAACCGAAAACATAcatcattatttctctttttttgagacaaggccttgctctgtcacccagtctgcgGTACAGttgtgtgatcacggctcactgcagccttgaactcctgggctcaagtgattctcttgtctcaggcTCCACgttgctgggataacaggcatgaaccaccatgcccggccaaaacaaATACCTTTTAATCGTGACTTCTACTCCATTTAATTAATCGTTATGTTGGATCTTTAACAAAGAAAAGTAGTcttctgtatatttgaaatatttcataattaaaaaaaattttttaaaccaagaaTATTACATGTATTAGAAATGAGAcgtttaaacctcttttctttataaataaaaaaaaggaaaagaattttaaCATACCTCCCTCAAGCTCTCTTCACAAATAGTATCTCTGAGAAACTGTGATTCCATTTGACTACTGCGGTAAGCTAGAAGTAAAGCAAATTCTGGTGATGAACATGTCAAAATTAAACTGTGAACTTAATTGTGGTTATCATTCAGATTGTTTCTGATCCTGAAGCCACCCACTGGGATCTTTCTGGGAAGACAGTCATATAGCAGGGCAAAGTATACTATAGTTTTAAGGCTCCAGTGTTTCTCCACTAATTATAAGCCCATGAAGGAAATCACTCTATTTCTCTGTAGTATGTCACTTCTCAGTGCATTACAATAACTAAGAATTAAAAGtaaactaaatattattttactgatCAACTTTTTATAACCCCAAAAAGGCATATACAACATTCAAATATTTCCTGAACTGAAAACTACTTATTATTAGTTAAGTAAGCAGATGGCTGCTATTATTTAGCCTTCATGAAGCTCTTACTGCTGAAGTCCAGAGAGGTCCCATCAGCCTTGATTGAATCCAGAGAGCTGCTGCAACTAGATGGGGTCCTGCTCAGGTTTTTTATCAATACACTGTTAGTACTTTTATCTACATCCTCTTCAGTATGGTGATCAAAAATCTGAAATTGTCAATTAAGGAATATCATCAGAATAAAATATACACTGTATACTTATGTCAAACACTAACAGAAATACTACTTCTAACATACAATTTATCTATAATTCATATGAAATATCTTAGGAAAGAATTAGAATAAGTAACAAACATCTTAAGCCTTTAATTAgagttaaaagtaattttattgaaaataactcTATGAATTATACTGTGTATGCAAATTATTTCTCATTATCTAAGTTATAATCAGATCCTGTAAGCTACCAAATGTTCACCTATCCAATTATTCAACTACTAGCCACCAACAGCAAGGCAACCACACTGCAGAAAATCAGACTAGAATATTGGCTGTATGTGGTGGCCCTGGCTAGAGTCCAGACAATAAACTTATTTCCAGGCTTTTCTACTTTCCTCCCCAGCTGACCAAGACATCTTTAGCTGAATAAGTTATGTGGTCCttcttttactattttaaccatttgacTTCACAGCTTTAAATGCCATCTTCATCTATCTTCTTACATGCTTtttgataagattttttttttttttgaggcagagtctcactctgtcgcccaggctggagtgcactggcgcgatctcggctcactacaagctccacttcctgggttcacgccattctcctgcctcagcctcccgagtagctggaactacaggtgcccgccaccatgcctggctaattttttgtatttttggtagagacggggtttcaccgtgttagccaggatggtctcgatctcctgatctcgtgatcgacctgccttggcctcccaaagtgctgggattataggcgtgagctgccgcacctGGCTGAAAACAGTATATTCTTTTATGTAAATGCTATtaagggggctgggcgcagtggctcacgcctgtaaccccaacattttggaaggctaaggaaggtggatcacttgagatcaggagtttaagaccagcctcgccaacattgtgaaaccctgactctactgaaaatacaaaaattagctgggtgtggtggcacatgcctgtaatcccagctactcaggaggccaaggcaggagaatcgcttgaacctgggaggcagaggttgcagtgagccgagatcacgccactgtgctccagcctgggcaacagagcaagacttaatctcaaaacaaaacataaataaacaaacaaacaaacaaacaaacgccATTATGggccatggtggcttatgcctgtaatctcagcactctgggaggtcgaggtgggtgggtcacttgaggccaggagtttgagaccagcctggccaacgtggtgaaacctcgtctctactaaaaatacaaaaattagcagggcattgtGGTGTGTACCCGTactcccatctactcgggaggctgagacatgagaatcacttgaaccagggaaatggacgttgcagtgagccgagatcacgccactgcactccagcctgggcgacagagcgagggtctgtctcaaaaataaataaatgaataaatgctattatgtaagctccatgagagcagattTTTGACTGCATTCCCACCACATAAAACAGTGCCTAAGACATAGCAGATAATCTATATATTTATCGAAAATAGAATGCAGGCTGGATGtgctggctcactcctgtaatatcaggactttggcaggccaaggtgggtggatcagctgagaccaggagttcaagaccagcctggccaacgtggggaaaccccatctctactaaaaatacaaaaaaaaaaaaaaagaaattagctgggtgtggtgccaggcacctgcaatcccagctactcagaaggctgaggcaggagaatcacttgaacccagaaggcagaggttgcagtgagctgagatcacaccactgcactccagcctgggcaacagagcaagactctgtctcaaaaataaaataaaatagaaacaaaatcaaataataaagaaaatggacTCTCAACTTCTACATATCCTTGTCAGCCAAGGAAATTCAGTCAAGCTTTACTTCATGCAGttggcaaaataaaaagctttttacTCCCCAAATATAACAACACTGAAGATGACCTTTCAAGCTATATATAACCTCCCTAGAGATTCTTATATAAAGCCAAATTGACAAATCACTAAAGGTGACAGTATTTaccttttgaaatttttgaaattatacaattttaactttggctactttttgtacaattttccatttaatttttttgtgactATTTGTCACTTTAAATTGCTTTGAAGTCTAGCTGTTAGTCAATTAATTCCTGAGGGTTCTACATACAAATATTTCTCCAGCCCTATAAGTGGAAATAATCATTTTCTGCCTACCCGAGACTaagattaaaatttgagaatacccacaatttaaaaaaacaaaacaaaacccaaaattcaAGAACATTCCTTGGTTCAAGACAGAGCTCACCTCCCGATCTTGTGTTGAATCACTAAATTTAATctcattttttctgatttttttctccttatgaaTATCTTCTTCTTCTTGTACCCACGTTCTTTTTTGGCTATTGCaagttttttccattttattttcatatggtgAAATCTCTTTTTGGTATGTCTCAATCAAAGCCTTTTCCTCAGTTTCTATGTTAATAGAGTCTGAAGAATTGATCTCATCAGGATATACAGGAAGATTTTCCTCATTTATATATTGAGAAGGACTTAGGTTCAGTTTAGCTGCAACAGATCCGATGCCTGAATCTTTGCTAGAGACTGGCTGAGTTTCTAAGTGATTTATATCAGTTGTGTCTGCTGGAATCTGTTCGAGGTCATCAATACCAGTGACACTACAATTTCTCTTGTTTGGCAATCTAGGCAAAAAGATTCCCAAAGAACATCTCCTTACTTTATCTTTAAAAACCGTCTTTGACGGTAGAGAGGTGGTTTCAGATCCATTATGAgacttcttattttcttcatctctacTATCTTTAGCATTGCTGGAGATTATGTTAATATTATGTATTTCCCTAGCTTGCACTATACTCATATCATTGTGTGCCTTATTTCCTAATTCAAGTAATTGCTCTGGAAGGGGTGGCATATGAACAGCCTGAAAAGCTAAGAACTCTTCAATTTTTCCATTCAAATTATTCAGATTTGGTTTGATACTATGAAAACACGGAACATTAGATGTAATTACAGGATCTGGTGCTTCTCCAGCATTGACATGAGTTTGAATGACTTGCTTAGTTAAGTCTGAGTTACTGTGGAAATCTAGAGCTGTATTATAGTTAGTCGTTTGAatattttccttcagttcttttttACAGGCTGCAGCAAACCACTCCTCATCATTGAGTATTTTGGGCTTGTTTTCACATATGGGTGCAGAggaattttctataatatttaaaCTCTTATTTCCAGCTTTAGACAGTATTACTACATCTTTATTGATACTACTCTGTCCTTTCTTAGGTAATGGAGGTTGGTCAGTTGAGAAATGAGGCTGAGAAATAACACAAATATCATCAACATAGACTTTCATTTGATCCTTTGGAAGCTTAAAAGATACTCGCTTTGAATTAAGTTTAGTCATCTCCCCCAGATCTTGACTATATACTAAAGTTTGATTAGCCAATAGATTTCGTGGATCCTTAATCAGATCTTGATCTTTGTGCAGTGTTATGACACAGTCTAACTGTCCTTTGGTACTGGTTTGAATAACTTCTTCCTTCTCTAACAAAGGACAAGGAGCAGAGAGAGGCTGTCCCTCAGATTCCAAGTAATATTCACTGGCAAAATCATTTACATAAGCAAGATCATTTTGCACTGGGCAATAATTggctttttcctcatctttatcaCATAAGGTCAAGCCACTACCCTCCAAATTATCAGTACAGGAAATAACATTTGGTAAACAGGAATAATTATCACTGGATCCACAAACAGCAGTTGCATGACTGCTTGTAAAGTCCACATTTTTTCTATCTCTATTATTTAACTGACAGCTTTCAACTTGGGCTTTTTCCAATGTACAGGCCTGGTCTACAACTTTCCCTATGACCTTTTCATCCACAGCAGCACTATGAAATTTGATGATTTCATTAGTAGTTCTACTAGTAGAAGAAAAGAGTTGTTGCTTTTGCTCAGTGTGAAGAACAATTTTGTTTCCTACAGCCAGTGCTTGTTTTTCAGCAATTTCTTGAACACAGCTATTATCCTTAGGAAAGGAAACACCcaagttttttccttttcctattcCAAATTTAGGGTTCTCTTCAAGTATTTTCTCTGTGGCTTGACAGTCAATGAAAACAGTATGGGAATTGGTGACTTCCAGATCACTGTAATTATCTGTGAACAATACGGTTTTGTCCATGGGCCTAATAGCTATTTCATTCGGCAGGAAAGTTTTACATTCTAAGGCAGTTGTGTGACTCCTAGTGATCTCCATGTCATCCTGCCCACATGAATACAAAATAGTTTTAGAAGCCCCTGCCAAATGGAAGTCCTCTTTATCCTCCAGGGCACTTTCGTTATCTATTTCCACCATACAACTCTGGGTAATATCCATATCATTTTTATCATTCTCTGAAAATACAATGGTCTTGTCATCTTTTAGCTTAAGgctttttcttctctgactttTGTCTGATAGAGGTTCATTCAGAAATCCAGGATTTTGTACATCTTTGATGTTTTTGCAAGTGGCTGATTTAGACAATTCCATGTTATCAGCTACCGCTACAGGGCCCCTATTATTAGACCATTCCTCCAGAGGAGTTAGCTGGCTGTCATTTGCTACTAGACGGTCACTTTCACCATTTTCTGGAAAGCAAACACTCTCCTCAGTAGGAGTACATATCACTGTTGGTGTTCCTAGGCTTTTCCTTTGGGATAGTTCAAAGTTAGGTCTGtcagttctttccttttcttggtaGTCAATGAAAACAGTATGGGACTTTGTCATTTCTAGTTCAACATGATTATCTACAAACACTACAGTTTTGTCCATAGGCCTAGTAGTTATTTCATCTGGTGagacagttttacattttaaggCAGTTGTGTGACTTCTAGTGATCTCCATGTCATCCTGCCcacatgtatataaaatagtttcagaagttCCTGCCAATGGCACCAAATGACAATCATGTTTCTCTAATAAAGGTCTATGGCTTATTTCTATTGTATAACTCTGAGTGATATCCATATCATTCTTATCATCTTCTGAAAATACAATAGTCTTATCAATTTTTGGTCCACCAACACTTTTCCTTCCCCAAATTTTgatgttttgcttttcctttggaaatttaGGTTTCTGTATACTTTTGTCCTCTAACACATCCATAATACAGTTGGATTTAAGTACTCCACTTTTTTCTATGGGACTTTTACCACATTTTTCAACCTTTACAGCTATCTGTCTGCTCATTGTTGTTAGCTGGCCAGTAGTGTGTTCTAAATTAGTTTTACCAAGTTCTTGTAGTTCAGAAGGATCAAATCCAATGACAACAGTGTGGCTCTTTGTTAGATCCATATTTTGCTCTTCCTCTGAACATATAATCATCTTGTCATGGCAATAGTCAGGTGTGGGATTGCTTAAACTTTTCCTCAGTGACTCAGCCAGTTTAGAATTCTGGCCTAGTACAGATTTCACTGTATGACTACTTATAGCAGTATCATGATTTTTCATAGAGAACTGTCCTGATGAAAATAATGGCTTTGTGGTAGAAAACAAAGATTGTTCCCATGAAACTGTATTTCTATTAGCTATTTGTTTATCAAGAACTCCACCACAGTAGACTATATTATGGCTTGTTGCTATCTCCTGATTACAATCAGCTGACTGAGGAGAATCTTTATCAAGGTAGGGCAAAATCTTCAAAACCCGATCTTTGTCTTTGTTCCAGGTGTCGGTTAAGCTGTTTTTGGCTATTATGTCTGATCGTTGAAATGGTTCATTATGACTTTTGGTAATTTCTTCACATTCATCTGAAGAGCTTTTGCTCTGAGAGTGAGATTCACTGGTATTCTCCGGTGCTAGATTATAAGTTGCAAGAGGAACCTGACTTCCTAAGTTACTTGTGTGATTTTCAGTCAAATCCATATTTTCACCTGATAAGAGTTCAGTCTTTCTATCAGTCAGTGAAATAGACAAAGGATTTGATAGGCTTTGCTGTATTCTTTCCTTAGATACATGAGAAACTGAGTTACAATTTACATTCATTTTCCCATCTTCTGATGTGGTCATACGATTTTGGagcatcatttctttttcaggtgTTGGTGCAGCTGCTATTTGCACATTTGATTGATCTTGTTTAAAAATCTGATTATCTATTGCAACTGTATGACTCTTGGTAATGTCCATGTTCTCCTCTCCGGAATAAATAGTTTTCTCTGTGAGACAAGACATAGCATCTGGACTgcaatacattttagaataattacTGTCATGCTTTAGCaaatttttctcctctctcataCCTGAGAGACATTTGGTCATTTCCATGGCATCATTACAACTAGAATAGAAAACAGTCTTATAACCTTGAATAGCTGGATTAGAACATACAGATTCTAGGGTCATGGCTAATATTCTGGCATCTTGATTACAAGTCTGTGAGACTATGTGAGTTTCTGCCCCCATAATATGACTTCCGGTAATATGTATTTTGTCTGCAGAGTTTATGGAAGAGTCTTGAAAAGCAGCATTTTGTTTactcttaaaaattgttttatttcctgaAGCTTTAGTTCCATAACCTGTTGTTACATCCATGGCATTCTgagtttgattttctatttcagaaaaattacCTGTTGCAGGTAAAATCCGCATACTGTGGTTAAATGTCAAGTCCATAAAGTCATTGCCATAAATTGTAATATCATTACCTTTAGATTCCCGTGAGTTGGTCTCACTGGATGTGGGAATCAATGTCTGAATACTGGCTGTATGACACTGGGTGAAATTCATCCCATCATCTTTTTCTCTAAAGATCCTAGTAATATTACTGTTATTCTCATCTTCATTAAGAGATACATGCATTTGATGTGTAGAAGAGGCACTATTTGGTTCATTGGAATAAATAGGTATCTCAAAATTTTCTTTATCAGGCCCATCAGGAAAAGCattacattttcctgttttcaatctttttatgaagtcattgaaatttattttattttctgaagaagTGTTTTGATCCATGGaaaaatttacttcttttttcattcttgagTCCTCAGTGTGAAGCTTTAAATTAGCTAGAAATGATGTGGTATCTATCTTGGTGGACTTTTCACTTTTGGGATTATCTAAAAGGCCTTCTTTGGTAATCATTACAGTGTGACTTGATGTCAGGTCCATCTGgttttcatctgaaaaaatgaCTGTCTGATCATTTGCGTGTTTCCTTTCATGGTTATGTTCTATAATTGAAAACTATAATGAAAGCAAAATGTAAGAGATCAGAAcaaaagcaaacttttaaaaaggcattttacaACATGTACTATATAAAAAATCCTCAGTAATGGTTTCATAACACATTGGTTTGCTTGAATCAATGGTGTAGTATGTTGCATATaatttgtcattaaaaattattcttgggaagccaaggcaggtggatcacaaggtcaggagattgagaccatcctggctaacacagtgaaaccccgtctctactaaaaaatacaaaaaacaaaattagccaggaatggtggcgggtgcctgcagtcccagctactcgggaggctgaggcaggagaatggtgtgaaactgggaggcggagtttgcagtgagctgagatcgcaccactgcattccagtctgggcgacagagcaagactgtctcaaaaaaacaaaaaaattattctaggctgggcacagtggctcacacctgtaatccaagcactttggaaggctgaggcagggggattgcctGAAGCCAGGATTAAcaaagtaagatcctgtctctacaaaaatttttaaaaattaggcacagtagtcatgcctgttgtcctagctactaggaaggctgaggtgggaggactgctcgagtccaggagtttgagctgTCATAGgctaggatcacaccattgcacgccAACTtcggcaacagagtaagacccaatctattaggaaaagaaaaaaaattctaaagtctGTGAGTAATTTACTTTCTAGTGTTTTGGgacaaattaaaaattcaaggTTAATTATAAACCCACTAGAatgactaaaaaattaaaaacactcggccgggcgcggtggctcacgcttgtaatcccagcactttgggaggccgaggcaggcggatcacgaggtcaggagatcgagaccacggtgaaaccctatctctactaaaaatagaaaaaagttagccgggcgtggtggcgggcgcctgtagtcccagctactcggagaggctgaggcaggagaatggcgtgaacccagggggcagagcttgcagtgagccgagattgcgccactgcacactccagcctgggcaacagagcgagactccgtctcaaaaaaaaaaaaaaaaaaaaaaaaaaaaaaaattaaaaacactgacAGCACCAAATGTAAACATGACAAAAATTCTaattactatattgaatagaaggtCACTCTTatcctaaattttaaaagtcaaggaAAGGCATAAGCCCATGATGGCTAATCTATATTACATTCtagactgggcttggtggctcacacttgtaatcccagcactttgggaagccgaggcagaaggatcccttgagcccaagagttcaagaccagcctgggcaacagagtgagaccttgtgtctacaaaaaaatgaacaaaattagctaggcatggtggcatgcacctgtagtcccagccactcaggaggctgaggtgagaggattgcttgagcccagaaggttgaggctgcaatgagccaagattgtgccactgcactctagcctgggcaacagtgtaagACTGtgtctaacaacaacaacaaaaatccttcTTGTAGGAGACAGCTtaaaatagacatatatatatatatatatatatatatatatattacactcTGTGCTACAACAGTTTttttggtgaggacacagatTAACTCCTTGCTACTGAAAGTATGGCCTATGGACTTGTGTACTAGTATCACTAAGGAAATAGTTAGAAATAAAGACTCACATGCTCTTTAAACTTTGAGAGGTACTGGTATACTGTATCTCCCATTATTTAAACTGGCAGTGACTTAACTATCCTTAAGTTAATTGGAAAGGTAGGAAGCCTTTCCAGTTTATGCTGATTCATTTTGTTAAGTCATCCCTAAATTATGCCATTATCATTGAATTGTGTTTTCTAACAatcaaaagacattaaaatatgaAGGTATTTGCATGAACTCATACCTCCTTCTGTTGCATCTGGGTATGAATGGGAGCAGAAAGCAATGTGTTCATCcctatttagaaaaaagaaaaaactatagtCAGAAAACATATCACTGAGcctgattttccttttcttaggtTCTTCGTCATTTACAAGTATTTACTAGAATTTACCAGTAACTAAGCCCTTAAGAACTTAcgtattaaatttttaaaaattttttaaaaattgatacataatagttgtacatatttttgtgtcacatgtgatattttgatgcctgtatacattgtataatgatcaaatcagggtaattggaacatccaccacctcaaacatttatcttttgtgttggga
This window of the Nomascus leucogenys isolate Asia chromosome 6, Asia_NLE_v1, whole genome shotgun sequence genome carries:
- the KNL1 gene encoding kinetochore scaffold 1 isoform X1 gives rise to the protein MDGVSSEATEENDNIERPVRRRHSSILKPPRSPLQDLRGGNETVQESSALRNKKNSRRVSFADTIKVFQTESHMKIVRKSEMAETEEGENLLIQNKKLEDNYCEITGMNTLLSAPIHTQMQQKEFSIIEHNHERKHANDQTVIFSDENQMDLTSSHTVMITKEGLLDNPKSEKSTKIDTTSFLANLKLHTEDSRMKKEVNFSMDQNTSSENKINFNDFIKRLKTGKCNAFPDGPDKENFEIPIYSNEPNSASSTHQMHVSLNEDENNSNITRIFREKDDGMNFTQCHTASIQTLIPTSSETNSRESKGNDITIYGNDFMDLTFNHSMRILPATGNFSEIENQTQNAMDVTTGYGTKASGNKTIFKSKQNAAFQDSSINSADKIHITGSHIMGAETHIVSQTCNQDARILAMTLESVCSNPAIQGYKTVFYSSCNDAMEMTKCLSGMREEKNLLKHDSNYSKMYCSPDAMSCLTEKTIYSGEENMDITKSHTVAIDNQIFKQDQSNVQIAAAPTPEKEMMLQNRMTTSEDGKMNVNCNSVSHVSKERIQQSLSNPLSISLTDRKTELLSGENMDLTENHTSNLGSQVPLATYNLAPENTSESHSQSKSSSDECEEITKSHNEPFQRSDIIAKNSLTDTWNKDKDRVLKILPYLDKDSPQSADCNQEIATSHNIVYCGGVLDKQIANRNTVSWEQSLFSTTKPLFSSGQFSMKNHDTAISSHTVKSVLGQNSKLAESLRKSLSNPTPDYCHDKMIICSEEEQNMDLTKSHTVVIGFDPSELQELGKTNLEHTTGQLTTMSRQIAVKVEKCGKSPIEKSGVLKSNCIMDVLEDKSIQKPKFPKEKQNIKIWGRKSVGGPKIDKTIVFSEDDKNDMDITQSYTIEISHRPLLEKHDCHLVPLAGTSETILYTCGQDDMEITRSHTTALKCKTVSPDEITTRPMDKTVVFVDNHVELEMTKSHTVFIDYQEKERTDRPNFELSQRKSLGTPTVICTPTEESVCFPENGESDRLVANDSQLTPLEEWSNNRGPVAVADNMELSKSATCKNIKDVQNPGFLNEPLSDKSQRRKSLKLKDDKTIVFSENDKNDMDITQSCMVEIDNESALEDKEDFHLAGASKTILYSCGQDDMEITRSHTTALECKTFLPNEIAIRPMDKTVLFTDNYSDLEVTNSHTVFIDCQATEKILEENPKFGIGKGKNLGVSFPKDNSCVQEIAEKQALAVGNKIVLHTEQKQQLFSSTSRTTNEIIKFHSAAVDEKVIGKVVDQACTLEKAQVESCQLNNRDRKNVDFTSSHATAVCGSSDNYSCLPNVISCTDNLEGSGLTLCDKDEEKANYCPVQNDLAYVNDFASEYYLESEGQPLSAPCPLLEKEEVIQTSTKGQLDCVITLHKDQDLIKDPRNLLANQTLVYSQDLGEMTKLNSKRVSFKLPKDQMKVYVDDICVISQPHFSTDQPPLPKKGQSSINKDVVILSKAGNKSLNIIENSSAPICENKPKILNDEEWFAAACKKELKENIQTTNYNTALDFHSNSDLTKQVIQTHVNAGEAPDPVITSNVPCFHSIKPNLNNLNGKIEEFLAFQAVHMPPLPEQLLELGNKAHNDMSIVQAREIHNINIISSNAKDSRDEENKKSHNGSETTSLPSKTVFKDKVRRCSLGIFLPRLPNKRNCSVTGIDDLEQIPADTTDINHLETQPVSSKDSGIGSVAAKLNLSPSQYINEENLPVYPDEINSSDSINIETEEKALIETYQKEISPYENKMEKTCNSQKRTWVQEEEDIHKEKKIRKNEIKFSDSTQDREIFDHHTEEDVDKSTNSVLIKNLSRTPSSCSSSLDSIKADGTSLDFSTYRSSQMESQFLRDTICEESLREKLQDGRITIREFFILLQVHILIQKPRQSNLPGNFTVNTPPTPEDLMLSQYVYRPKIQIYREDCETRRQKIEELKLSALNQDKLLADINKNLWEKMRHCSDEELKAFGIYLNKIKSRFTKMTKVFTHQGKVALYGKLVQSAQNEREKLQIKIDEMDKILKKIDNCLTEMETETKNLEDEEKDNPVEEWDSEMRAAEKELEQLKTEEEELQRNLLELEVQKEQTLAQIDFMQKQRNRTEELLHQLSLSEWDVVEWSDDQAVFTFVYDTIQLTIAFEESVVGLPFLDKRYRKIVDVNFQSLLDEDQAPPSSLLVHKLIFQYVEEKESWKKTCTTQHQLPKMLEEFSLVVHHCRLLGEEIEYLKRWGPNYNLMNIDINNTELRLLFSSSAAFAKFEITLFLSAYYPSVPLPSTIQNHIGNTSQDDIATILSKVPLENNYLKNVVKQIYQDLFQDRHFYH